In the Syntrophales bacterium genome, CAAAATCCCAGAAACGAACATTTTTGTCGAACCTTTGGGTCGTAATACTGCGCCCTGTATTGGAGTGGCGGCTTTAATGGTAAAAAGGCTAACAGAGGACGATGTTATGATTGTTCTTCCTTCAGATCATATTGTCAAAAATGTGCATGAGTTTAGACGGGTGGTGGAAGTGGCTGCCAAAATGGCCACACAGGGAGATTATCTGATTACCATAGGTATAACCCCGACGGGGCCTGAAACCGGTTATGGTTACATTAAGATGGGAACTGTAATGACCATAATAGATGACGAACCCATCTTCAGTGTGGAAGCAATGATTGAAAAGCCTTCAATTGAAAGAGCGCGCGTATTAATTAAGGAAGGTGGTTATTACTGGAACAGTGGGATGTTTGTATGGAGGGTGTCCACTATAATGAGGGCAATAGAGCGATATCTTCCACGGCTGTATGAAGGATTGGCACACTTGGAGCGAAACAGGAAGGCGTGGAAGGACATAGAAATTCTTACGGAAGTTTACAGGCGATTTCCTAATATTTCCATAGATTATGGTGTGATGGAGAAGGCGGAAAACATCCTTCTTCTGAGAGGCAATTTTGGATGGTCCGATGTGGGAAGTTGGGATGCCCTTTATCAGATATCCGAACGGGATGAGAACGGTATTGTGACCAGAGATGTAAAAAAGTTGATAGCTATAAATGCGAGAAATTGCTATGCTTATAGCCCTCAAAAGCTCGTGTCTTTTGTTGATGTTGAGGATTTGATAGTGGTTGATACAGACGATGCCCTTCTTGTTTGTCGTCGTGGATTTTCACAGGATGTAAGAAAAGTTGTGGAAACCCTCGAATTAGAGGGGGAGAGTGATTTTCTTTGAGTTCGGAGATGTGTGAATGGGTGTAAGATCAACAGGTAAACTAATTTTGGCTTCAGCGTCGCCACGCCGTATAGAACTGCTGAGTCTTTTAGGTCTTGTATTTGACGTTGTACCCAGTTCTATTGAGGAAACTTATTATTCCCATGAAGCGCCACAAGATTACGTTTTACGTTTGGCAGAAGTGAAGGCAAGGGTTGTAGCATCAAGATATCCAGAGGCATGGGTTTTAGCAGCGGACACTATCGTTATAATTGATGGTGAAGTTTTGGGTAAACCAAAGAAGCGGGATGAAGCTGAAGCGATGTTGAGAAAGCTCAGTGGCCGGACGCATGAGGTGTATACTGGGTTTAATTTGAGTAGCGTAAGGGAAGGTACGAACGTGAGTCGTTATGTTAGATCGTTGGTTACTTTTAGGAATCTAAGTGATGATGAGATTTTTTGGTACACAAGAACGGATGAACCGTACGATAAGGCTGGTGCGTATGCGGTGCAAGGGAAGGGAGCCTTTTTTATAAAGGAAATTCAAGGATCTTATACAAATGTCATGGGATTGCCTCTCTGTGAGGTTGTGGAAGTGATGAAAGATAAGGGGATAATTCAATTTTGCTAAGCGAGGGGGTTTTTTGAAAACCGAGGTCATACAGAAAAATATCCTTATCATAAGGGAAAATATTGCAAGAGCGGCGGAAAATGTTGGAAGGGATCCTTCTAGTGTGCGCCTCATGGCTGTAACCAAAACGGTAGATGTGGAGAAAATAAAAGTGGCGATTGAAATGGGTGTGGATATTATTGGGGAAAATTACGTCCAGGAGGCCAGAAGGAAGATAGAAGTTTTAGGAAAGGGGATTGAATGGCATCTGATAGGGCATCTTCAGACGAACAAGGCGAAGTATGCGGTTAAATTGTTCGATATGATTCATTCTGTTGACCGGGTTGAGATTGCCGATGAACTTGACAGGAGGGCGGAATTGGCGGGGGTTAAGGTAGATGTACTTATAGAGGTGAATCTTAGTGGAGAGGCCACTAAATATGGTGTTTCGGAAGATATGCTCGTACCCCTTGTGAATTATGTGGCTTCAAAGAAAAACCTTCGTCTGAAAGGGCTGATGACGATGGCACCTTGGACGGAGGATCCAGAAAATTCTCGTCCTTTTTTTGCGAGGTTGCGTCACCTAAGGGATGAAGTGGCAAGGATGAACATCCCAGGTGTTTCCATGGAGGAATTATCTATGGGCATGACGGATGATTATCGTGTTGCCGTTGAAGAGGGCGCGACGATTGTGAGGATTGGCAGGGCAATTTTTGGTGAAAGAAAGTAAAGGAGGAAAGATGTTTTTGAAGCAGATGCAAGTGGGTCATATGGCGGTTTTTGCGTATATTATAGGAGATGAAGTTACAGGGGATGCTCTTGTTGTTGATCCAGCAGCGGAAGTTTCTGAAATCGTAGCTGTAGCGCGCAGGAATAATTTGTTAATCAAATACATTGTGAATACCCATGGTCATGTGGACCACATTTCGGGAAATGATGAAATGAAGAGGTTGACCGGTGCCCAGATTATTATTCATGAGAGAGATGCCGATATGCTAGTTTCCATACCTGCGCTTTATCTTCGTCTTTTTGGGGCTAAGAAATCCCCTCCGGCAGACTATTTAGTGAGAGAGGGGGATATAATAAAGGTAGGTAGGGTGGAGTTGCGTGTTATTCATACACCTGGACATTCACCGGGTAGTATGTGTCTTTTAGGAGACGGTTTTGTAATTACTGGTGATACGTTGTTTGTTGGGTCTGTTGGTCGAACGGATTTGCCAGGTGGGTCTTGGTCACTTCTAAATAGCTCGTTAAAAGAGAAATTGTCAGTTCTGCCTGATGAAACTAAGGTACTACCGGGACACAATTATGGACCTACACCAACTTCAACAATAGGTTGGGAAAAAAGATTCAATCCTTTTATGAAAACTAATTGATATGGTGGACTCTATGGATGAAGTGTTAATGATGACGGATTTCCCACATTTAAAAAAGAAAGGTTCAGGTAAGGTGCGTGATCTCTATGAAGTGGATTCTCATCTTTTGATTGTAGCTACTGATCGTATCTCGGCATTTGATGTGGTCATGCCCAACCCCATTCCTGGTAAGGGACGTATACTAACAGAGATGTCGGCTTTCTGGTTTAAAAGGATGGAAGATATTGTAGAGCATCACTTGATAACCACGGATGTGGATCTCTTCCCAAACCCTTGCAGACCATACCGGGAGATTCTCAGAGGTCGTAGTATGCTTGTTAAGAAAGCAGTTCCGCTGCCTGTGGAATTCATTGTCAGAGGTTACCTCGCTGGTTCCGGCTGGAAAGATTATCTTAGGTACGGTTCCATATCAGGAGTAAAATTGCCTCCTGGTTTGAAGGAGTCAGCTAAGCTACCTGAACCTATTCTGACGCCAACGACAAAGGCACAGGAAGGTCAGCACGACGTCCCCATCACAAAAGACGAGATGGTAGCCATGATTGGTATTGAAATAGCTGAAATTATAGAGAGCAAGGCGTTAGAGATATACAAACGAGCAGCTGCGTATGCAGAAAAGGCAGGCATCATCGTGGCCGATACAAAGATGGAATTTGGGCTCTTTGAAGGGCGTGTTATTCTTATTGATGAGTTGCTAACCCCTGATTCGTCTCGTTTTTGGTCAGTGGAGACTTATGAAGAGGGCCGTCCTCAAGTGAGTTTTGATAAACAATACTTGAGAGATTACCTTCTTTCTCTCTCCTGGGACCAGAGGCCGCCGGCGCCTGAACTTCCCCTGGAAGTGATCAGGAAGACAGCGGAAAAGTACAGGGAGGTGCTTCATAGGTTGTTGTCGTTGTAGTTTTATACTAGAGAGTGGTAACCTTGACACTCTTATTTATGAGTATTAAGTATATAAATCCTTCCAAAAAAGCTATTTGTTTTGATTTGTGTGAGGGTGTTATTTTCGCGTTTAGTTGGGATTTTCAAAAAACGCTATAGTAAAGACAGGGTGATGCAGGATCTTCCCGATTATCGGGAGAAACAGAAGATATTATACACGGACAAGGGAAATATTGATCTCTGGATAAAATACGGTGATGCTTTTTTTGAAGCAGGGAGGGTATGTGATGCCCTTGATTTCTATCGCCGTGCTGATTATCAACCTGGTTTGAAACGTGTAATGGAGTCCGCTATCCAGGAAGGAGATGTCATGCTTTTTCAACAGGTATTAGATAGTTTGAGGCGCGAAGGTACGAAGGAGGAGTGGGATAGAATTGCGAGACGAGCATTTGAGCTTGGAAAGTATTCATTCAGCCGCTATGCCTGCATGAAAACTAACAATACAGAGCTTCTGAGTTTGTTTGAGGTTAAAACAAAAACTCCTGTGAACAGTGCGCTGTAAATTATCATGGCCAAACGCTGTTATTACGAAATACTCGGTGTTGATAGGAATGCCTCACTGGAAGAAATAAAGAAGAGTTACCGTCGCCTGGCAATGCAGTTCCATCCCGATAGAAACCCAGGTGATAAGGAGGCTGAAGAGCGTTTCAAAGAGGCTGCCGAGGCGTATGAGGTTCTTAGCGATCCTGAGAAGAGGGAGATTTATGATAGGTATGGTCATGAAGGTTTGAGTAGTACTGGCTATCGAGGATTTTCGGGATTTGAGGATATATTTGCCAGTTTCAGCGATATATTCAGCGATATTTTTGGTTTTCGTGACACTAAAACCCGTTCTCGTACAGCGGCAAAGGCGGGAGCTGATCTACGTTATGACCTGAAGATCACGTTTATGGAAGCGGCTTTTGGTGTTACGAAGGAGATTGAAGTTCAAAAGCTAGAGAAGTGCCGTATTTGTGACGGGACGGGGGCGGCTCCTGGAACTTTCCCCGATGTATGTCCCCGTTGCCATGGTCGTGGTCAGATAACTCAGACGAGTGGTTTCTTCAGTATAAGTACAACATGTTACTACTGTCATGGGCAGGGAAGTATAATTGTGAATCCATGTCGGACGTGCAAAGGTACGGGGAAGGAAAGGATTTCTAAAAGGGTTCAAGTACGTGTGCCTCCGGGAGTTGATACGGGTTCACGCCTCAGGTTACGCGGTGAGGGGGAGAGAGGGGAATACGGCGGGCCGGATGGTGATCTTTATGTGTTCATTCATGTGGAGGATCATGAATTCTTTAAACGAATTGATGATGATGTTTACTGCCGTGTGCCTATCACGTTTGTCCAAGCGGCTCTTGGAGGAACAATAGAGGTTCCTACTCTGACAGGTTCGGAGAAGATTAAAATTCCTAGGGGGACTCAAAGTGGAAAGATTTTCCGTTTGAAGGGAAAAGGATTTCCCCGTTTGAGAGGTTATGGGCGGGGGGATCAGATTATCGAAACTTACGTTGTTGTGCCCACTAACCTCACGAAGAGACAGGAAGAACTACTAAGGGAGTTTGCTAGCCTCAGTGAAGAATCACCCTCCAGTTCTTGATGTCTCTTTGAAATGATAAGCGTTGTTAACGGTTGGAGTGGTTTGATTGTGATTAAACTCACAGAATGACAAAAGGAGGATATACGATGAGGAGAGGCTTTGGACTTTTCATAGGCCTGTTTTTTTTGTTGGGGGGTGTTATTGGTTGTGCTGCTGTTGCGGTGGGCACAGGAATAGTAGGTAGTGGTTTGGGGACTTATTATTACGTTAAAGGGGAGCTAAGGACCGACTATTACGCTAGCTTCGAAAAAGTGTGGGAGGCTACGGAGAAAACAGTGGCAGTGATGGGAGGTATAGACGTTGTTCCGGAAAAGAGGATCGGTTATGGTTCTATCAGTTCAACTATAAGTGGTGAAAAAGTGGTATTTAAAGTAAACTATAAAGACAAAAACGTAACCACCGTCGGAGTTCGCGTTGGTGCTTTTGGGGATGAGAGGGCTGCCAAGAGACTTCACGGAAAAATATCTGATTTCTTGAGGGAGTGATTGTTTGCCAAGGGTCTCTTCTGCTCTCATTAAAGCATCGATCTGTGGTTTACTGCTATTTTTTTCGGCCACCCGCAGTGTTGCATTCACAATTCCCATCTTTGATCTACCCAAGGATTTACATTTATGTGGGGAGAGGGTCCCTCTGGAACGACCCGACGTGTGGGAGCAACTTGATCAGGCTTTTATATCTTCCATATACAATACAAGTCAGGTGATATTATGGATCAAAAGGGCGAACCGTTACTTTCCTTATGTTGAGAAACGGTTGAAAGAACGAAGTTTGCCTGATGATCTCAAGTATGTACTCGTTGTGGAGAGTTCTTTTAAGACCTATGCGATTTCATCGGCAAAGGCTGTGGGACCCTGGCAGTTTGTTTTGCCTACAGCTAAAAAGTATGGGCTCCGTGTGGATGCGTGGATTGACGAGCGTTACAATTTTGAAAAAGCTACCGAAGCGGCACTCAATTATTTAAGCGATCTGTATCAGATGTATGGTAACTGGAGTCTTGCCATTGCGGCATACAATTGTGGAGAACACAAAGTATCAGATAGGGTTAAGCTCCAGCAAACTACCAGTTTTTATGACACAGATTTACCTCTGGAAACTGAGGCCTACATATTTAGAATTTTGGCGGCAAAGATAATACTCACTCATCCTGAGGCTTATGGTTATAGGGTGCCTGTGCATAAAAAATACCCAGTTCAAACCTTCGATGAAGTAGAGATAAATTTGTCTCATAAAACGCCGGTAGTTCTTATTGCCCGAGCGGCAGGAACGACTTATAAGATGGTAAAGGAGATGAATCCGGAAATTCTCAAAGATGAACTTCCTCCAGGTACATTCAAACTTCGGATCCCGAAGGGTAAAGGTCTCCAGTTTCATGACAAGTTGTCCCAAGAGCTCACTAGTAATAAGTTAAGAAAATAGATTTCATCAGAAAAGTTTTGTTGTGGCAAAAATTAAAGTTGGAATCAGTGCCTGTCTTGTTGGGAAGAAAGTTCGTTACGATGGGAGCCACCATTGGGATACGTACATAACTACCGTTTTGGGTAGGTTTTTTGATTGGGTTCCCGTTTGTCCAGAGGTAGAATATGGATTAACGGTCCCCCGTGAACCGATGCGTTTGGAAGGAGATCCAGAATGCCCGCATTTAGTTACAGTCTACACTCGCATTGAACACACGGAGGGGATGAAGCGTTGGGCCGCGGAAAGGATAAATGAATTAGCAGAAGAGGATATATGTGGCTTTGTTTTCAAAAGTGGATCACCAAGCTCTGGGCTTAGGAACGTAAAAGTTTACGGTCCTTCAGGTAGGTATGTTAAGGCAGGCATTGGCGTATTTGCTCGCGTTATTGTGGATAATTTTCGTTTTCTACCCTTAGAGGAAGATATTGGTCTTCATGATCCCGAATCTGTAGAAGGTTTTATAAGGCGTGTCCAAGTGTATCATCGATGGAAATCTCTACAGGTTGAACGGGGAGAGTTAAAAGAGTTTCACGATAAACACAGACTATTGATAATGGCGCACAGTCCGCACCACCTGCATAAGCTGGATGAACTTGTCAATGAACCGGGATTGCACATTGATGAAAAGCTAAACCTCTATTTTCCAATCTTAATGGAGGGTTTATCTTTAAAAGCTACAAGGAGAAAACATGGAAAAGTTTTATTAAGTGCTTTCAACCGCCTGAAAATCTTTTTAAACGAGGCGCAGGCGAAAGATATCCTTTTGTGCATTGAAGGTTACCGAAAGAAATTATATCCTTTGATCGTTCCACGTGCAGTGGTTGCCCATTATGCGAGAATATTCGGTGTAAATGATCTTCTGACGCAGGTTTACTTTAATGTTTCGGCAGAGGGGGGCGTATATGAATCTTAGGATACAAGAGAACTGTGAAGGTATCAATTGGGATGAGGTTAGGGAATGCTTAAAAAGAGCTGGTTTGGGATATCATCGTCCTGAGTCTCATCAAAAAGCCTTTGAAAACAGTTACGCTGTAGTTTTTGTTTTTTACGGTGAATCACTCGTGGGATTGGGGAGGGCCATCTCCGATGGTGTATATCAGGCGGCTATTTACGATGTTGCAGTTGTACCGGAATTCCAGGGACGGGGCATTGGAACAGAGATTATGGAACGGATTTTAAAAAAAATAAGTCATTGTAATGTTATACTCTACGCAAACATAGGCAAAGAAGGGTTCTACACCCGTTGGGGGTTTCGTCCGTTGAGGACAGCTATGGCGAGATTTTTACGTCCCGAAATTATGGAGCAAAAGGGTTTTATAGGTTAATGGGAAACTGGTTATCGTGTCAAAAGGACAGCACAGGGGCTGTGGCGAATCACATAGGAAGTAGTGCTACCCCCTAAAAGTTCTCTTAGGCGGTTGTGCCCATAAGCTCCCATAATTAGTAATTCCACAGATCCTTCGTGAAGGAAGTTAACGATTTCTTTTTCTTCTTTACCTCTCAGCACAATGGTTTCGTTATCAACATTGAGGTCTTCAAGATACCGCTCAATCTTTGATGATAGTTCATAAGCCCAACTATCGTTGTTACTAACGATAATTGTGGTTAAAGGCCAGGATCCCTTCTCAGATAAAAATGCAGCAATTTTAAGGGCATGATCAGCCGGTGGGCTTCCGTCGTATGCGAGGGCTATGCTTTCAATTTCTATAAAATTTTTGGGTGTAACCATCACGGGTTTTCCCGCTTTGCGCACAACATATTCCGTGGTTGATCCTACAATGCCTCCTATGGTTACGTGAGAGTGTTCCCCCCTTTTGGCCATAACAATTAAGTCTGTAGATTTTGCCTCTTCAATGATGGTTTCACCAACAATTCCGTATACCTTTTTTGTGACAAATGATAGACCTGAATCGTAGCAGCGATCCTCGAAAGATTTAAGAATGTTATCTGCCTTCTTTTCCAGTTCTCTTTCTATGGCAGGAAACAAGTCTGCACAGGGGGGTAGGCCGATAGGTCCTGTAACATCTGTAATTATGGGTCCCTGTATCAAACGGAGGTCTAACACATGGATGCCAACTAAGGACGCTTTTAGTTTTTTTGCCACATAAATTCCGTAGTCTATGGCTGTTCTTCCATGTTCAGATCCATCGGTAGGAATAAGAATAGTTTTTATCATTTCCTGGGAATCTCTTTCTGAGGTTCATCCTCTATGTTGAAGTTATTAAGATCCCTGAGAAGGTTGTCTGCAAGGGCGTTTCGTTCCCTAATCTCCTCCTCATCAGGGTCTTTTGGGTAATTGTTAAGCTCGGTGGCTTTGATTTCGTTTCCCTGTTCATCAAAACAACGAAATGATCCAACCAGTTTGCCCTTCCGGTATAAAGCTTGCTCTTTTATACGTCCGTTTTTGTAGAAGGCCACGTACTCACCATCTCTGCGATCATTTATGAAGGACCCCTTTTCTTTAAGCTGGCCATTTTTGTAGTACGATACATAGTCTCCGTGGAATTTGCCATTTACGAAATGTTCTTCCTCTTTTAACTGGCCATTTTTGTAATAAAGACGGTATGTGCCATCAAGTAAGCCATCCTCGTTGTAATATTCCTCTTCCCTGATCTGTCCATTTTCATAGTAGCTTACATACGGACCAACGAGCCTATCATTTTTAAAAAAGCCTTTTTCTCTAAGTTTGCCGTCGGGATAGTAAGATTCAGCCTCACCCTCTTTCAAACCATTGCGAAAGAAAAGTTTAACCATGATCTGACCGTTTCCGTAATAAGAATTGTACTCACCTTCCCGTTTGCCGTTTAGGGTAAAGAAACGTTCAACGAGTTGCCCTTTCTCGTTGTATGTAAGATGTTCTTTCAGTTTGGCTTCTGTAATAACCTAGCTAACCTCCTTATTTTATTAAGGTTGAATCATTATGACTGTAACTCTTTTGCTTGTCA is a window encoding:
- a CDS encoding sugar phosphate nucleotidyltransferase, which gives rise to MFAVIMAGGKGSRFWPRSRNRLPKHLLDIYGDRTLIQETVERVLPLVGRENILVITSIQHAEELRKQLPKIPETNIFVEPLGRNTAPCIGVAALMVKRLTEDDVMIVLPSDHIVKNVHEFRRVVEVAAKMATQGDYLITIGITPTGPETGYGYIKMGTVMTIIDDEPIFSVEAMIEKPSIERARVLIKEGGYYWNSGMFVWRVSTIMRAIERYLPRLYEGLAHLERNRKAWKDIEILTEVYRRFPNISIDYGVMEKAENILLLRGNFGWSDVGSWDALYQISERDENGIVTRDVKKLIAINARNCYAYSPQKLVSFVDVEDLIVVDTDDALLVCRRGFSQDVRKVVETLELEGESDFL
- a CDS encoding Maf family protein; protein product: MGVRSTGKLILASASPRRIELLSLLGLVFDVVPSSIEETYYSHEAPQDYVLRLAEVKARVVASRYPEAWVLAADTIVIIDGEVLGKPKKRDEAEAMLRKLSGRTHEVYTGFNLSSVREGTNVSRYVRSLVTFRNLSDDEIFWYTRTDEPYDKAGAYAVQGKGAFFIKEIQGSYTNVMGLPLCEVVEVMKDKGIIQFC
- a CDS encoding YggS family pyridoxal phosphate-dependent enzyme, with amino-acid sequence MKTEVIQKNILIIRENIARAAENVGRDPSSVRLMAVTKTVDVEKIKVAIEMGVDIIGENYVQEARRKIEVLGKGIEWHLIGHLQTNKAKYAVKLFDMIHSVDRVEIADELDRRAELAGVKVDVLIEVNLSGEATKYGVSEDMLVPLVNYVASKKNLRLKGLMTMAPWTEDPENSRPFFARLRHLRDEVARMNIPGVSMEELSMGMTDDYRVAVEEGATIVRIGRAIFGERK
- a CDS encoding MBL fold metallo-hydrolase, with translation MFLKQMQVGHMAVFAYIIGDEVTGDALVVDPAAEVSEIVAVARRNNLLIKYIVNTHGHVDHISGNDEMKRLTGAQIIIHERDADMLVSIPALYLRLFGAKKSPPADYLVREGDIIKVGRVELRVIHTPGHSPGSMCLLGDGFVITGDTLFVGSVGRTDLPGGSWSLLNSSLKEKLSVLPDETKVLPGHNYGPTPTSTIGWEKRFNPFMKTN
- a CDS encoding phosphoribosylaminoimidazolesuccinocarboxamide synthase, which gives rise to MDEVLMMTDFPHLKKKGSGKVRDLYEVDSHLLIVATDRISAFDVVMPNPIPGKGRILTEMSAFWFKRMEDIVEHHLITTDVDLFPNPCRPYREILRGRSMLVKKAVPLPVEFIVRGYLAGSGWKDYLRYGSISGVKLPPGLKESAKLPEPILTPTTKAQEGQHDVPITKDEMVAMIGIEIAEIIESKALEIYKRAAAYAEKAGIIVADTKMEFGLFEGRVILIDELLTPDSSRFWSVETYEEGRPQVSFDKQYLRDYLLSLSWDQRPPAPELPLEVIRKTAEKYREVLHRLLSL
- the dnaJ gene encoding molecular chaperone DnaJ; its protein translation is MAKRCYYEILGVDRNASLEEIKKSYRRLAMQFHPDRNPGDKEAEERFKEAAEAYEVLSDPEKREIYDRYGHEGLSSTGYRGFSGFEDIFASFSDIFSDIFGFRDTKTRSRTAAKAGADLRYDLKITFMEAAFGVTKEIEVQKLEKCRICDGTGAAPGTFPDVCPRCHGRGQITQTSGFFSISTTCYYCHGQGSIIVNPCRTCKGTGKERISKRVQVRVPPGVDTGSRLRLRGEGERGEYGGPDGDLYVFIHVEDHEFFKRIDDDVYCRVPITFVQAALGGTIEVPTLTGSEKIKIPRGTQSGKIFRLKGKGFPRLRGYGRGDQIIETYVVVPTNLTKRQEELLREFASLSEESPSSS
- a CDS encoding DUF3568 domain-containing protein, which translates into the protein MRRGFGLFIGLFFLLGGVIGCAAVAVGTGIVGSGLGTYYYVKGELRTDYYASFEKVWEATEKTVAVMGGIDVVPEKRIGYGSISSTISGEKVVFKVNYKDKNVTTVGVRVGAFGDERAAKRLHGKISDFLRE
- a CDS encoding lytic transglycosylase domain-containing protein, giving the protein MKERSLPDDLKYVLVVESSFKTYAISSAKAVGPWQFVLPTAKKYGLRVDAWIDERYNFEKATEAALNYLSDLYQMYGNWSLAIAAYNCGEHKVSDRVKLQQTTSFYDTDLPLETEAYIFRILAAKIILTHPEAYGYRVPVHKKYPVQTFDEVEINLSHKTPVVLIARAAGTTYKMVKEMNPEILKDELPPGTFKLRIPKGKGLQFHDKLSQELTSNKLRK
- a CDS encoding DUF523 and DUF1722 domain-containing protein; the protein is MAKIKVGISACLVGKKVRYDGSHHWDTYITTVLGRFFDWVPVCPEVEYGLTVPREPMRLEGDPECPHLVTVYTRIEHTEGMKRWAAERINELAEEDICGFVFKSGSPSSGLRNVKVYGPSGRYVKAGIGVFARVIVDNFRFLPLEEDIGLHDPESVEGFIRRVQVYHRWKSLQVERGELKEFHDKHRLLIMAHSPHHLHKLDELVNEPGLHIDEKLNLYFPILMEGLSLKATRRKHGKVLLSAFNRLKIFLNEAQAKDILLCIEGYRKKLYPLIVPRAVVAHYARIFGVNDLLTQVYFNVSAEGGVYES
- a CDS encoding GNAT family N-acetyltransferase translates to MNLRIQENCEGINWDEVRECLKRAGLGYHRPESHQKAFENSYAVVFVFYGESLVGLGRAISDGVYQAAIYDVAVVPEFQGRGIGTEIMERILKKISHCNVILYANIGKEGFYTRWGFRPLRTAMARFLRPEIMEQKGFIG
- a CDS encoding universal stress protein produces the protein MIKTILIPTDGSEHGRTAIDYGIYVAKKLKASLVGIHVLDLRLIQGPIITDVTGPIGLPPCADLFPAIERELEKKADNILKSFEDRCYDSGLSFVTKKVYGIVGETIIEEAKSTDLIVMAKRGEHSHVTIGGIVGSTTEYVVRKAGKPVMVTPKNFIEIESIALAYDGSPPADHALKIAAFLSEKGSWPLTTIIVSNNDSWAYELSSKIERYLEDLNVDNETIVLRGKEEKEIVNFLHEGSVELLIMGAYGHNRLRELLGGSTTSYVIRHSPCAVLLTR
- a CDS encoding toxin-antitoxin system YwqK family antitoxin, producing the protein MKEHLTYNEKGQLVERFFTLNGKREGEYNSYYGNGQIMVKLFFRNGLKEGEAESYYPDGKLREKGFFKNDRLVGPYVSYYENGQIREEEYYNEDGLLDGTYRLYYKNGQLKEEEHFVNGKFHGDYVSYYKNGQLKEKGSFINDRRDGEYVAFYKNGRIKEQALYRKGKLVGSFRCFDEQGNEIKATELNNYPKDPDEEEIRERNALADNLLRDLNNFNIEDEPQKEIPRK